Sequence from the Megalops cyprinoides isolate fMegCyp1 chromosome 9, fMegCyp1.pri, whole genome shotgun sequence genome:
TCAAAAGGTTGAGTTCACATTTAATTCTGCTTGGGGGGTTTGTTTCTGGCGTGAATCCGCAAGTGGCGGTTGAGGTCGGACTGCGTGAGGAAGGCCTTGGAGCACTCGGAGCAGCAGAAGGGCCTCTCTCccgtgtgcgtgagcgtgtgcacCTTCAGCTTGTAGTGGTTGCGGAAGCTCTTGTTGCACAGGGTGCACGGGAAGGAGTTCTGCCCCGCGGCGTGCAGCCGCTGATGCTGCTCCAGCTTCTCCTGCAGCCGGAAAGTGACGTGACACCGCGAGCAGCGGTACATCTTCTCCCTGTGCACCTGCTGGTGCCTCTTCAAGCTGCCGAGCTCCACGAAGCTCTTGTCGCACTCGTCACAATGGAAAGGCTTCTCGCCCGAGTGGTACAGCTGGTGCACTTTGAGCTGGCCGAACTGCCGGAAACTTTTGCTGCACTCCGAGCAACTGAAGGGCCGCGCCCCCGTGTGCTTGCGCTGGTGGACCTTCAGCTGCCCCCTCTGACGGAAGCTTTTGCCGCAGTCGTCGCAGCGATAGGGCTTCTCTCCCGTGTGAATCCGCTGGTGGATCCGCATGTCTGACACGTTTGAAAAGCTCTTCCCGCACTCCGGACAACTGTAGGGGCGCTCTCCCGTGTGCGTCCGAACGTGCACCTTCAGGCTCCCCGACTTGTTAAAGATCTTCCCGCACACTGCGCAGCAATAGGGCTTCTCCCCCGTGTGCAGGCGCATGTGGACTTTGAGGTACGCAAGCCGGCTGAAAGTCTTGCCGCACTGGTCGCAGTTATGCTCCTTCCCGCCGGCATGATCGAGCTGGTGCACTTTTAGGTTGGAGAGCTTGGTGAAGCTTTTGCCGCAATGTTCGCAGCTGAGGGGATTCTCGCCTGGGTGAATGCGCCGATGAAGCAGCAGGCTGGACAGCTGGTCAAATGCTTTCCCGCAATCCACACAGCGGTGGGAAGCTTTGGTAGGGTGACCACTTTGTTTGACAGACACTTCCTCCTCGTCGTCTTCATCACGGGGTTCCGCTTTGGACGCCATGACAACGGGTTCTGACTGGTTGATCTCTTGCTCAAAGTCTTCCTCTTTGATGAGAACAGATTTTATCTCAATGTCGTCATAGCTGTGACAGTCTTCACCACTCCAGTGAGGTGATTCTTCTTTGATTTGCCCTGAATCCATGTTTTACACTttctacagaaaatgaaaacagttacCAGTTACCTTTTTTCCCAAACGGTACTTCAGCGCAACCCTAATATCAGTGCAACGCTAACTTAAAGGACTTTACACTGTTTCTTGATAAAGATTGCCTGTAAAATCAGAATAGGATTAGAAGATGCTGTCTAATTTTAAGTCATATTTCAAACAT
This genomic interval carries:
- the LOC118783597 gene encoding zinc finger protein 239-like, producing the protein MDSGQIKEESPHWSGEDCHSYDDIEIKSVLIKEEDFEQEINQSEPVVMASKAEPRDEDDEEEVSVKQSGHPTKASHRCVDCGKAFDQLSSLLLHRRIHPGENPLSCEHCGKSFTKLSNLKVHQLDHAGGKEHNCDQCGKTFSRLAYLKVHMRLHTGEKPYCCAVCGKIFNKSGSLKVHVRTHTGERPYSCPECGKSFSNVSDMRIHQRIHTGEKPYRCDDCGKSFRQRGQLKVHQRKHTGARPFSCSECSKSFRQFGQLKVHQLYHSGEKPFHCDECDKSFVELGSLKRHQQVHREKMYRCSRCHVTFRLQEKLEQHQRLHAAGQNSFPCTLCNKSFRNHYKLKVHTLTHTGERPFCCSECSKAFLTQSDLNRHLRIHARNKPPKQN